A segment of the Raphanus sativus cultivar WK10039 unplaced genomic scaffold, ASM80110v3 Scaffold2734, whole genome shotgun sequence genome:
TTGTCTTGAGTTTGCATTAATCAATGTAAAGTCTTTCCCCAATATCGACAAGTGGAAAACATCTCTTTCAGCAGTCCAGTCTCTTATGTTGTATATGCCTGATCAAGTGGTAGCTCTCTATCTCTTTATCTGTGTAACAAACCTGTTAGTTTTGGTTACATTGTCGCATATAATTAACTGTATATGTTCTCGTTTATTTCGTTGTAGGTTTTGCCCTTTAGCACCGTCAAGTTCTCTCGACTTATGAAGTTAAGAATATGTCCACATAGATCAGACTGGTTGGAAGCACTCGTACTTTTACTTAAAAATGCTCCAAAACTTACAGAACTTTTGGTCGATTATGTACGTATATATATCAGCCTCTTCTTTTAGCTTCAACGGACTAAAATGTTAGTCATTATTTGCTTAATATAGAACCTTCATTGCTTCTCAGGCATTTACCCCAGAAGGGATCCCACTTTCATGGATCCAACCAAGTTCTATTCCTGGATGCTTGTCGTCACAACTCAAATCTTTTGAGTATATAGAATatggaggaagagaagaagagaaagaattTGTGATGTATATCCTAGCTAACTCTAAGCGTTTAAAGAAGGCAATAATCTCTGTGAAACCCGATCTTGAAGATAAAAATTTGATCATCGAGGAGTTAAGAGATATTCCGAAGGTCTCAACTTTTGTTGAAATGGTAATTGTGTTGGATGATGCTTGAGTAGCCTTTTAAGGAAGCTCAGTTATTCGATCCTCGCTTTCCTCTGTTTAGCGATGGGATGGAAGTATTAAGACTTTTGTCCTTTTTCTTTTAGCCAATTCTGTTTTTTTCGTTCtgaaaaagtttttcttttgtaatccTCATGAGCCACTTcctgatttttgtttgttttagaaagCTATCTTTGTCGTTGCATGTCAACTTCAGAGATCATATCAAAATGAAACACAACTTATGAAAACTGAGAACATATCATACATACTTGATCCTCATCAGCAACAGATCCATCGGTAGACCGTAGACCCAAGTGCAAAGAAAGATGACGCATAGATAACCCTCTGTACAGTCTTCGTCTCCTTCATTGTCTAAACCTAAAGTTAAGATATGGGAAGAAACGCTTTACCGTAACAAATTTGGATGGATCAGGAAGCCAAGGCTCAACAAGAGCCGCGGCGTGGAAAACGATCTCGCAACCGGAGCAAGCTTCCGTTAAAGAACGGTAGTCCGTTACGTCTCCGTAAGCTAGCTCGAAAGCGTCATTTACTGGAGGAAGTGAAGATACGTCGCTTGTGCGGCGGACCAAGGCGCGTACGGAGTGGCAGCGACGGAGGAGGGCGCGGCAGAGTCGTGCGCCTAAGTAACCAGAAGAGCCGGTGACCagtattttcattattttactttattagCTTGTGGgacagacagagagagagattactGTAGATTTTTTGCGtatatatgattttcttttaattagcTGTTACTAATTTCAAAAGACGCTTTTTATCCTTCCTTTCACACAGCTTTTGTTATGGTCGAGTTTAAGACAGGGGGTAAACCAGCCTTTTGCGTTAAACGAATCGTTTTTGCATTAATTACCCAACCACGTTCGCTGTTCGGTAAGACATGGGTAAAACGGTCTTTTACAGAATACTCTTTCACATGTTTTTTTAATCAGCTAGCTATGTACTTAAAGTAAACAAGTTTGTGTTAATGGATTACAGGTGTTGTAACGGCTTGAGTCATACAGAAACAACTACCCAAAAGCGTTTACTATCGTCCCTTGGGTTTCAGGTGTTGTAACGGCTTGAGCAGAACCTATTTGGACAAATAGTAAAGAGACAGCTTTGGTTATTTCATCTTGTGCTTCCATTTTTCAGAATCTTGCTAAGTTGAAGAACCGGACTAAACCAACATGCTAACATCTTTGGCCTATTGTATACgagaatataatatattttttttatatcaaatgtttGTCTGCTGGTTGTGAAAGTGAATCTTTGACTTGTTATCAGGTTGTATGCGACAGAGAGATACAACAGAACATATCTCGATTAAGGGGAGCCTATAACCGGTAAATATGTTACAAAACATCAAAGTGTACTTCTGTAACGTAGAATTGAATGAACAATAGAAACAAAGCTAAAATTGGAGAGGTTTCATCATTCATCATCACACATATCTCTTTTCTAATTATAGACTTTTGAATTGTGTACCTCTCTTTACTTTACCTAAAGACCTTCTTAATCACAAATATCATTAATTCTTCTCTGCTTTCTTCATTTTTCCTCTCTATTTGATTCTTTCTTTAAACGTTTCTCTTGTAAAAGTTTTGCCTTTCTAACTTCCTCCAATGGAGGATTTGAAATTAGCAAAAGCAGTATCTCCTCCTCCAGAAGAACCTAGTGTGACATCAAACAATAGGAAGCAGTCTGAGTTGGAGCAACCCCAAGCAATGCAACAATCTCAAGACAATGAAGATTCAACTGAAAATGGGAAAGTTTACATGGATGATACTTTTTCCCCCTCCAGTTTATCAAGCAGCCAAGCAGAAGAATCACaagactcttcttcttcttctaacaCTACTACTCCTGTGTTTGTTTCTGAGATTGGTCTACCTCCGGTGAAGACCAAGTATAGATCCGAAGGCACAACAAGAAATGGTGTTTCTACAAGACCGCTTTCTTCTCAAAGAAGCCTTGGATCTCCAAGAACACTCGGATCATCATCACCATTAAGCAATGAGACGCCCAAAAGTTTTGATTCTTACAGTGATTCCATTGACACAACATCACCTATTGAATCTGTTAAAGAGGCTGTCTCAAAATTTGGAGGAATCACTGACTGGAAAGCACATAGAATGCAAGTAGTAGAGGTAATGTTTATGTTATGACTTGTTGTTACCTTATATTGGCCAACGCTTGTGctcacttttatttttttttattttttttattgcagAGACGCAAGTTTGTTGAACAAGAACTCAAAAAGATTGAAGAGCAGATTCCTGAGTACAAGAAACAATCAGAGACAGTGGAGATGTCAAAACTGCAAGCAGTTGAGGAGTTAGAGAACACAAAGAGACTCATAGAGGAGCTGAAGCTTAATCTTGAAAAGGCCGAAACCGAAGAAAGACAGGCAAAGCAGGACTCTGAGCTTGCAAAGCTGAGAGTTGAGGAGATGGAGCAAGGAGTTGCTGGTGAAGCTAGCGTTGCATCTAAAGCACAGCTTGAAGTGGCTCAAGCCAGACACACAACTGCCATTTCAGAACTGGAATCTGTCAAGGAAGAGATACAAACTATGCAGAAGGAGCATGATGATTTGGTGAAAGAGAAAGATATGGCTGTGAAGGAAGCAGAGGAAGCGGTTTTGGCTTCTAAAGAAGTTGAGAAGAGAGTTGAAGAGCTGACTATAGAGCTGATAGCTACAAAGGAGTCGTTGGAATGCGCACATTCTTCTCATCTGGAAGCGGAGGAACATAAGAGCGAAGCAGCCGTGTTGCGTGATCAGGAAACTCAAACAGCTGTTGCTTCTGCAAAGAAGGAGCTAGAAGGAGTCTACATGAATATAGAGAAGGCAGCATCTGAAGTGAAACGCTTGAAGTTAGCATCATCATCCTTGAGAGTGGAACTCGAGAAAGAGAAGTCAGCGCTTGACTCAGTTAAACAAAGAGAAGGGATGGCTTCATCATCGGTAGCATCACTAGAAGCTGAGATAGACATGACTAGATTCGAGATAGCTCTCGTTGAGTCCAAGGAAAAGGAAGTTAGAGAGGAGATGGTGGAGCTACCAAAGCAGCTGCAGCAAGCAGCTAAAGAGGCTGATGAAGCGAAATCATTAGCTGAACTCGCTCGTGAAGAGCTGAGGAAGTCTCGAGAAGAAGCAGAGCGAGCAAAGGCTGGAGCAAGTGCAATGGAAGGGAGATTACTCGCAGCTCAGAAAGAAATTGAGTCTGTTAAGGCTTCAGAGAGATTGGCATTAGCTGCTATCAAGGCATTGCAGGAGAGTGAGTCTGATTCGAAGGAAAATGATGTTGATTCTCCGAGAAGCGTGACGCTCACGTTAGAGGAGTACTATGAGCTTAGCAAGCGTGGTCATGAGGTAGAAGAAAGGGTTGCAGCAGCGGTTTGTGAGATTGAGGAAGctaaagaaagagagaagataaGCTTGGAGAAATTGGAAGAAGTTAACAGAGAGATGGTTCTGAGAAAGGAAAGACTTGGAGAAGTAACTGAGAAGGCTGAGAAGGCTAAAGAAGGGAAGTTAGGTGTAGAACAAGAGCTGAGAAAATGGAGGGAAGAACataaagtaaagagagagaatgAAGTTAAGATAGAGAAGAGTCATGAAAGAAGCTTACAAGTGTCAAAGGAGAAAGAAAATGAGTCTAATAGAACTGATACAAATCCAATCCCACCTGAGATTCctgtaaagaaaaagaagaaattctTCCCAAGATTTTTTATGTTcttgatgaggaagaagaagaagtcaccTAAATGAGTTTGATATGAGGAAGAAATTGATTAtgtaaaaaactatataaatgtttttactaATACTACTATAAAAGAAATCCTCAGTTTTAGATAAACTTTCTTCATGTTACATCTTTCATTTCAACATAGCTTCTTTCTTTCAAGTGAAAACTAAAATATGACCAAGTTAAAAGTCAGTCACACCAAAGTAGTTTTGTTTTGCCAGCCTTGTCGGTGAAAAGGGTACAAATAACAGTCAGATAAGTAACAGTTGTACCAACTATATACTTCCCATTAAAAGTAGCATCCACATGAGTTACAGTTGCACCAAGTCCAGGGAAAGCCGTCTTTGCCTGCCTCATTGTGTTGCTTGAGTACATTCTAATATTCCCAAGAGAACCAACAACAATTGAGAGCCATCACCAGGCATTGGGGGCATTCGCAGTAGCAAGATCCTGAACCATCCCATACCAGTCGCACATGTCCCACCTTCAAAGCCTATTGTTATCCAGCCTATTGATGATATTGATCACCTTCCTTTACCATCAATAGTAATGTCACTCATAAGAGATATCCACTCCATCTTTCTCAAACACTCTGAAACAATACCTTCCTGGTTTCAATGTCAAGCTGATGGATTCCTCGTGAATGAGGCATTTGGCTCATGGGACTCATAAGCAACATGTTAGTAGTCTCAAGTGTCATGAGAAGAGCCCTACCATAACCAGCCTCAAAGTTAACACACACCCTCCTGCTTTATGTTCTTGAAAACCTGAATACAAGGAAGCTACTATGTCCTCACTTGTTTTCAGAATAAAAAATCTTTGGGCTAATAAGAAGACcgagaaaaaacaaatttatatagtgaaataaaataaaataatagtctAACCCTTTTGAATAGGtagttaattaaatattagaaaataaatcataatacgTTGACTCCATTTGCTAATACATGTGTAACTGAGTGATACACCGTAAACCTCTTCTCACACACGCGTCTGAAACCTTTAGAGTTTAGATCCCCATTGAAGCCTCTCTGCAAGGGATCCCAACAACGCGTTTAGGGTTTCTCAGGTGGAGGAGAAACCTCTCTCTCGATCTAATCTCCCTCTCGTTGTAAGTGTCTGCAATCTCTATGCTTCTTATCTCCTCGATCGGAGAAACAAACTCCTCGAAATCGATTCATCGGAATGCGAAATTGAGTTCCTTTAGGGTTTATTAATGAAGAAATAGCCACGTAAATCTCATAAAGCTTGAAG
Coding sequences within it:
- the LOC130505957 gene encoding protein WEAK CHLOROPLAST MOVEMENT UNDER BLUE LIGHT-like 1 codes for the protein MEDLKLAKAVSPPPEEPSVTSNNRKQSELEQPQAMQQSQDNEDSTENGKVYMDDTFSPSSLSSSQAEESQDSSSSSNTTTPVFVSEIGLPPVKTKYRSEGTTRNGVSTRPLSSQRSLGSPRTLGSSSPLSNETPKSFDSYSDSIDTTSPIESVKEAVSKFGGITDWKAHRMQVVERRKFVEQELKKIEEQIPEYKKQSETVEMSKLQAVEELENTKRLIEELKLNLEKAETEERQAKQDSELAKLRVEEMEQGVAGEASVASKAQLEVAQARHTTAISELESVKEEIQTMQKEHDDLVKEKDMAVKEAEEAVLASKEVEKRVEELTIELIATKESLECAHSSHLEAEEHKSEAAVLRDQETQTAVASAKKELEGVYMNIEKAASEVKRLKLASSSLRVELEKEKSALDSVKQREGMASSSVASLEAEIDMTRFEIALVESKEKEVREEMVELPKQLQQAAKEADEAKSLAELAREELRKSREEAERAKAGASAMEGRLLAAQKEIESVKASERLALAAIKALQESESDSKENDVDSPRSVTLTLEEYYELSKRGHEVEERVAAAVCEIEEAKEREKISLEKLEEVNREMVLRKERLGEVTEKAEKAKEGKLGVEQELRKWREEHKVKRENEVKIEKSHERSLQVSKEKENESNRTDTNPIPPEIPVKKKKKFFPRFFMFLMRKKKKSPK